The Blautia pseudococcoides genome segment GGCAGATAACTATTGAGCGCGCTGAAATCCCCATGCCATGGGGCAAATACCTGCGGCCGCTACTTTTGTGCACGGTCTGTGCAGTAAATGCGCAGACCTGACTGGATAGTTATAAAAGAAGATGCATTGTGGAAAAAATAGACAGATAAACAGGCATCATGGATTAGACAGGAAAGGAATCTTGAAGAAATGAAAAAATGGAAAAATCTTTTAGCCGGACTGTTGGTTCTGGCGCTTCTTATAACCGGATGCAGTGCAGTGGGGCAGGCAGCAGACAGCAGGCGGACATCAGAAAGCAGTCAGGCAGTGGGCAGTGGGCAAACGCCAGAAAGCAGCCAGGCAGCAGGGAGTGGGCCAACGTCAGAAAGCAGCCAGGCGGCAGGCAGTGGACAGCTGACGGTGCATTATCTGGATGTAGGGCAGGGGAACGCAGTGCTTTTGGAGTCTGACGGACACTATATGCTCATAGACGGTGGGAACCGGAAAGCGTCCTCCTTTGTTGTAAGCTATCTGAAACGGCAGAATGTGGAGGCGCTGGACTATATACTGATCTCCCATTTTGATGAGGATCATTTGGCAGGGGCTATCGGTGCACTTTACCAGTTTCCTGCGGGGAAAGTCATAACGGCTGATTATGAGACAGACTCTTCCATTTATAAGTCTTATCTGGAAGCTATGGATAAACAGGGATATCAGGAGATACACCCGTCACAGGGGGATGTATTTACCCTCGGAAGTGCTTCCGTACGGATCATCTCCCCGGTTTCCTATGGACATGAGGATGAGAATGAGGATTCCGTGGGAGTTATAGTGGAAAATGGGGATAACCGTTTCTTTTTTGGAGGAGACATGGGGAAAACCGGTGAAAAAGAAGTGATGGGGTCCGGTGTGGATATTGGGGCAGATGTATTTTTGTTGAATCATCACGGTTCTTATCTGAGCAGCGGATTTCTGGAGCGTATTTCTCCATCCTGCGCGGTGATAAGCTGCGGAGACGGCAATCGTTACGGGCATCCCAGACAGGATACCATAAAGCTGTTGGAGGGCGCCGGGATTCCTGTATTCCGTACGGACAAACAGGGGACTGTCCTTCTCCACAGCGATGGAAAAACGATATCCTGGGAACAGGAGCCATGTAATGATTACACGCCCGGCACAAGAACAGCGTCCGGTGATAAGGAGGAACCTTATGTGGAGGAAAATAACAGCGATGCGGAGCACTGTGACTATGTATTGAACACACATACGAAAAAAATCCACTTGCCTTCCTGCTCTTCTTTGAAGGGGATGAAGGAAGAAAATAAGGCTTATTATAAAGGCAGCAAGGATGAGCTTATGGATAACGGATATGAGGCATGCGGGAATTGTAAGCCATAAGCCTTATAAAAAATCATAAAGGTACAAACGAACCAGTTCATATGATTGGATTTCTAAAATGTCATGCCCTGAGTCTGTAAAGAAGGTAAAGGCGGCGGCCGGGATGTGGTTCCGGGAAAAAATATAAGCATGGCTGCGGTAAGAAAAAATAAAAATATGTCCTTTCAGGAATAAAAAAGACAAAATGCGGAAGTGATCCGGGATTTTGTCTTTTTTATTTAGGCATTTATACTGCGTTTAGTCGTCAACTACTATAGCGTTTGGATAGATTTGTTCCATACGTTTATCGGTAAAATGTTTATCCAGAAAACGGGTGACCGTATTTTCATCAGCAGATATATTGGAGTGGCGCTCCGTGTATCGGTTAAGTGCAAGGCCTGACATGATCATGTTGAATATCATGAACAAGATCATAACCCATGTTATAGGAATTCCGGCTTTCTTCGGGAGTTTTTCGATCAGCGCAGACAGCCGTGGGTAAAGGTATTTCAGCCAGATGACTGCGGCAATGCCCCAGAAAAAGCAGTACAACAAGTTGATCCGGCCCCCCAGATTAAACGGGATATCTCTGTAATCCCAGAACACGGTGCCAAAGACCAGCTCTGTAAACACACTGCATATGTATTCATAAGCGCCGCCTAATATTGTGCCGAAAATAAAAATGTAGCTGTCACTGCGGCTGCGGTATTGATATAAAACAGCAGTCAGCAGAACACAGCCCAGACCCCATACAATGCTGAATGGTCCGTAGACAACACTGCTGCGGCTCATAAACTTTCCGGTAGTTGCAAGGCAGAAAATAGTCTCGGTAATATCTCCCAGGAAGGCTCCAAGGAAAAACAGGCAGACCAGCTTATAGAACGAACAGCCGACAGCAAATATACCGGCACGCTCCCTGGCGGCCTCAAGCTGTTCTTCCTTTTCCTGTCTGGCAGCCAGTAATTCTCTCGCCTCCAGGCTGGGATAAGCCTTAGCTATATGCTTCTGCACCCATCCGGTCAGGCCTTCACCCATCATATCTGCAGCTTTTTGCAGGTTTTCGGATACATCTTCAATAATGGAGAGTTTTCGCAGTCTGGAATGCACGGCTTTGATGGCCATAACCGTTCCAGCCAGGTCCAGACAGAGGAGAACGTAAAGGACAATTAATATAATGGTTCCCAGATTGGAGGGAATAATAGCAAGCAGTTCCTCCAGGGACGGGTTGACAAAAGAAATACAAATTACGGCTGAGAGTCCCCATACAATGGTGTAGGGGAGGTTGACATAACCACCAAACTGGAATCTTTTCCGTGAGTAGTCCCACCATTTCCGATGAAATATTTTTTCCAGAACAAAGCCTGTTGAAAATGTGATAACAGATGAAAGGATGACACCGCCAAGAAAAAGAAAGAACAGTTGATTTTTAAGTTCAGGCAGAAATACAGTAAAAGCCACTGCGCTGAAACCATAAGCCGGACAATAAGGGCCAAATAAAAAACCAACATCAATAAATAGATGCTCCCTCACCGCCGCAACCGATGTGCCGACCGCCCAGCCGATGAAAGAATAGAGTAAGAAAAACCATAGAAGTTGATATAGTGTGTAGTTCAAGTTATGCCTCCTTTGGGGTGATGGTGCTTTTTATATACCATATACGTGAGGGTGGGAGATGTCAAGTGTATGAGGTGGAGATTTTCTGGTGCCCATTGACAGTGCACATGAGTTTGCAGGGGGATTCGCTCTTGATATGCGGTTAAAGGTGGAAGGGGATTTGTAGGAAATGGGATGAATCTGTGGAAATTAATTGTAAATGTGGGGGTAATGTGGTATTATATACAAAAAATAGCTAGGGTGTTTATGCATTTTGCTGTCGCTGCCTTCGTGGTAGCGTGGATTAATTGAATTAAAACTGATATCCGGATTAATTGCAACCGCCGTTTGCCATCCCATGGCCATATACAATCAAATATCCTACACTACATGAAGTAATAATTTGCATTGACATACAACCAAATTTCCCGGCATACATTGTAAAAACAACGTTTCCGGGAGATTTTTCCTTGAAAAGTTATATAGAAGAACGTGCTATATCCATAGCCAACTACATCATTGAAAACAACGCAACCGTCCGCCAGACTGCCAGGGAGTTTAAGGTGAGCAAAAGCACAGTCCACAAGGACGTTACAGAGCGTCTGCTGCAGCTTAATCCTTCGCTGGCTAAATGTGCCCGAAAGGTTCTTGACGTGAACAAGCAGGAACGTCATATCCGGGGTGGGATGGCTACCAGGGAAAAATATCTGCACAAGGTGCAAAAATAACAAAAGAGACTCTTGTTTTGAAAAAAATATGGGCGTATAATTGTTCCTATCAAAATACAAAAGTTTATTGTGAGGGGAAGACAAATGAATCGATTCTTTTCAAATGCGGATTTGCGGAAGCTGATCATACCGCTGATTATCGACCAGTTTCTGCAGGCGTTTGTAGGACTTGCCGATTCTATTATGGTGGCCAGCGTGGGCGAGGCTGCCGTCTCAGGTGTATCATTGATCGATACGGTTATGGTATTGATCATCAACATTTTTACAGCACTGGCTACAGGAGGAGCCGTTATCGCAGGACAGTTCATCGGCAAAAAGAAAGCTGAGAATGCCTGCCTGGCAACCAACCAACTGCTGTCCTTTACCCTGAAAGCATCCTGCATCATAATGGTGCTTGGATATCTTGGGAAGAATCTTATTATCAACGGAGTGTTTGGGAAGATTGAAGCAGACGTTATGTACAACTGTAATGTTTATCTGCTCATCGTATTTGCGTCTGTGCCCATGATCGCCTTATACAATGCGGGCGCTTCTATTTTCCGCGCAATGGGAAACTCAGCAATTGCCATGAAGACGTCCCTGCTTATGAATGCCATCAATCTGGGAGGAAATGCACTGCTCATTTACGGCTTTCACAGAGGCGTGGAGGGTGTGGCGATTCCTACGCTTGTATCCAGAGGTGTGGCCTGCGTAGTAATGTTGTGTCTTTTAAATGATCAGAGCAGAATTCTGCATATCCACCATCCGTTTTCGTTTAGAACAGACTGGATGCTTCTGAAGAAAATACTGTATATCGGCATACCAAACGGCCTGGAAAACAGTATGTTCCAGCTTGGAAAAATCCTGGTGCTCAGTATTGTTACCGGGTTTGGAACTGCATCCATTGCAGCGAATGCTGTGTCAAACAATGTGGCAACGTTTGCGGTTCTGCCGGGAATGTCCATTGGATTTGCACTGCTTACGGTGGGGGCCCAGTGTGTTGGGGCAAATGATTTTGAACAGGTACATTATTATACGAAGAAACTGATGAAGGTTGCCTATGTTTCCCTGATAGGAATAAACATATTGCTAATGCTTGTAATGCCTTTCATCATCAGAGCCTATGGGTTATCAGCAGAGGCCAGTAACTACGCTTACAAAATTTTGATATACCATTCCATATGTGTGGTGACCATATGGCCATTGTCATTTTCACTTCCAAATACCCTGCGTGCAGCAGCTGATGTACGTTTTACCATGCTCCTTGCCATTATTTCCATGTGGATTTTCCGCATTGGATTCTCGGTACTGCTGGGGGTAAAACTGCATTGGGGTGTATTTGGCGTGTGGGTAGCCATGACCATTGACTGGCTGTTCCGCGCTGTTTGTTTTACGGTCCGCTACATAAGAGGGAAATGGCAGCACCAGTCACTTGTCTGATCTGAGTATACATCTGCTGGGGATATATTTCTCATGGGCAGTGTAATATATGAAAATACAAAAGGAGAAAGTATTGATGAAACAGGATATGATTGTTATTCTTGACCTGGGGAGCACAGAGAACACTGTACTTGCAAGAGAAATCCGGGATATGGGTGTGTACAGTGAGATTTATCCCCACGATATTACCAAAGATGAGCTGGAAAAGCTCCCGAATGTAAAAGGGATCATCATTAACGGCGGACCGAACCATATAGTTGACGGTGTCCGTATTGATATAAGACAGGAAATTTACCAGGAAGGCAGCCCGGTAATGGCAATTGACCATGAGCCGGCATCCTGCAGTGAGAAATACCAGGGCCTGTGCGGAGAGCAGAGAGCAGAGGTCCTCAAAAAGTTTGTATTTGAAACATGTAATGCGGAAGCAAACTGGAATATGAAAAACTTTGTTGCAGACCAGATTGAGATCGTCAGGGAGCAGGTTGGAGATAAAAAGGTTCTTCTGGCTTTATCCGGCGGAGTTGACAGCTCAGTTGTCGCAGCACTTTTGGTCAAAGCCATCGGTAAACAGCTTACATGTGTGCATGTAAATCATGGACTCATGCGCAAAGGTGAATCCGAAAGTGTAGTGGAAGTGTTTAAAGACCAGATGGATGCAAATCTGGTTTATGTGGATGCTTCAGAGCGTTTCCTGACAAAGCTGGAAAATGTGGATGACCCGGAGCAGAAACGAAAAATAATCGGTGCGGAATTTATCCGTGTCTTCGAGGAGGAAGCAAGAAAACTGGAAGGGATTGAGTTCCTGGGACAGGGAACCATTTATCCTGACATTGTGGAGAGTGGGACAAAAACAGCCAAAATGGTGAAATCCCATCATAATGTAGGCGGCCTGCCCGAGGATTTACAGTTTAAACTGGTGGAACCTCTGAAACAGTTATTTAAAGATGAGGTACGTGCCTGTGGTATCGAGCTTGGACTTCCGGAAGAAATGGTATACAGACAGCCTTTCCCGGGACCGGGGCTTGGCGTGCGGTGCCTGGGTGCTATTACCAGGGAGCGTCTTGAGGCAGTGCGCGAATCAGATGCGATTTTGCGTGAGGAATTCAAGAATGCAGGTCTGGATAAAACAGTATGGCAGTATTTCACTGTTGTTCCGGATTTCAAATCAGTCGGTGTGCGTGACAATGCCAGAAGCTTTGAATATCCAGTGATCATCCGTGCAGTCAATACAGTAGATGCCATGACCGCAACGATTGAGCAGGTTGACTGGAAGGTGCTTCTTAAAATTACTGACCGTATTATGAAAGAAGTCAAAAACGTGAACCGTGTCTGCTATGATATGAGTCCAAAGCCAAACGCTACGATTGAATGGGAATAACCCGAAATGTTGAGGCAAAAAGTGCAGATATTTGTGGTTAATGTATTACATTAAAATTTAAAACGAAAGAGAAATGTAGGTAAAATATGAACAGTAAGATGTTTCAGGAACCAAAAGCGCCTGTGAAACTTCCAGTCATAGAAGATGTAGTTTCAGTTCTGGAAGATGCAAAAATATCTGAGGAAGAAATTACAGGCTGCTGTTTTAAGGGAGTGTTTATCACTAAGTTTGATGGAAAACTGCTTCGCTTCAAAAAAATGGCTTTTGAAAACTGTAAGTTTATAAGCTGTTTCTTCGATGAAGCCAGCTTTACTGATGTGCGTTTTAAGAACTGCGACTTTTCCAACACCAGCCTCACGGATGTCTATTTTAAAAGATGTTCCTTTCAGTCCTGCAAGGCTGTCGGAGCTGATTTTTATGGCAGCCTTATGCGTCATGTATCTTTTCTGGAATGCAATCTTTCTGATATGAATCTGGATGCGTCCAGAATGAGTTATGTCAAGATCAAAGATACCAATCTGGAAGAGTCAAGCCTGAGTAAATGCGGGCTGGATAATCTTGACTTACATCAGGTAAAGCTTGCCGGCGCCAGTTTTTTCAAGACTGCACTCAAAGGTGTGGATATGTCTGACTGTGATATGGACAGGATCATCATATCTGACGGCAAGGAAGAACTGCGGGGTGTAGTGCTCAATATGACACAGGCCATTGTCTGTGCCAAGCGCATGGGTATTGTGATCAAGGAATTAGAGACTGAAAATTAAATAAAAATTAGCATTGACTAATAGGCCTGCTCTGGCATAAAATAATATAAACTTCTTTGCACTGCATTTAAAATACAGTACAAACTGAGCAGGCACGGATGCTGGGCATCCGTATAGCCGGGTCACTTTTAGTGACAGCAGATGAACATAGGGCATCTGCGGGACAGTAGATTACTTTATTGTTCCGCAGGTGCTTTTTAAAATGGTTGGAAACAGCCCGGGTATTAAGAAGCGGAAGAGGAAGTTATGCAGTAGTAAGAACCAATACCGGGGAGGATTATAATGGAACAGGTAAGGAAAGAATTTATAACGGATGAGAAGGCAAAGAAGATAGCACTTCATGTATCCGGGGTCAGTGTGGCCGGCAATGTGGTGTTGTCACTTTTTAAGCTGCTAGCGGGTATTATAGGCCATTCTGGGGCTATGGTTTCTGATGCCGTACATTCTGCTTCTGATGTGTTTGGTACTATCATTGCCGTGCTGGGGATCAGCATCTCGAAAAGAAAGTCAGATGCGAACCATCAGTATGGGCATGACAGGCTGGAGTGTGTGGCAGCTATTGTGCTGGCTGTGATTTTGCTGGCAACAGGGCTTGGTATCGGAATCAGCGGTTTGGAGAAGATCATAAAAGGAAACAGCAGCAGTGCGGCGGTTCCGGGAGTGATTGCACTTGTGGCTGCTGTTGTTTCTATTGTGTTTAAAGAATGGATGTATTGGTATACCAGGTCGGCAGCTAAGAAGATCAATTCGGGAGCGCTCCTGGCTGAAGCATGGCATCACCGTTCGGATGCCCTCTCATCGGTCGGTGCATTTGCCGGTATTTTGGGGGCCAGATTGGGCTATCCTATTTTAGATCCTATAGCCAGTGTGATCATCTGTCTATTTATCGGTAAAGCGGCTTATGATATATTTAAGGATGCTATAGACAAGATGGTGGATAAATCCTGTGATGACGAGACGCTGGAGCAGATGCGCGGTATTATTTCAGAGCAGGCAGGTGTGTTAAATATTGATATGCTGCACACCAGGCTGTTTGGCGCAAAAATGTATGTGGACATTGAAATCTCCGCGGACAGAACCCTTTCCCTGGAGGAAGGGCATGAGATTGCACAGAAGGTGCATGATGCCATTGAAAAGGAGTTTCCGCTGGTAAAACACTGCATGGTTCATGTGAATCCCGTTTAATATACTCTAAGTAAGGTTTACTAAGAATGGGGCTTTGCAGGGACGATTTTTGTCAGATATTCTATTTTTAAAATATGGAAGGGAAATTTTCTTGTAAATTGATGCGGGATATTTTATAATAAAATTTGATTTTGAGGAATGCGAAAGAACAGGAGGGCACTTTTTTGAAGAGAGAAACCGTAATTGTACTTGATTTTGGCGGCCAGTATAACCAGTTAATAGCAAGACGTGTTCGGGAATGTAATGTATATTGTGAGATATATTCTTACAAAACAGATATTGAAAAAATAAAAGAAATCCAGCCTAAGGGAATTATTTTTACAGGTGGTCCGAACAGTGTGTATCTGGAGGATTCTCCCACATATACAAAAGAAATCTTTGAGCTGGGAATTCCGGTTCTGGGAATCTGCTATGGTGCGCAGCTTATGATGCACCTGTTGGGTGGTCAGGTAGGCACAGCGCCTGTCAGGGAATATGGAAAGATTGAAGTTACGGTGGAACAGTCTTCCAAAATGTTTGAGAATGTGTCCGAGAAGACAATTTGCTGGATGAGTCATAATGACTATATCGGAAAAGAAGCACCGGGATTTGAGATCATTGCCCATACCTCCGATTGTCCGGTTGCAGCGGTGCAGAATCCGGATAAGAATCTGTATGCTGTTCAGTTCCACCCGGAAGTGCTGCATACGCAGGAAGGCAAGAAGATGCTTTCCAATTTCGTATATAATGTGTGTGAATGCTCCGGGGACTGGAAGATGGACTCCTTTGTGGAGGAGAGTATTAAGGCGATCCAGGAGAAAGTCGGGGACGGTAAAGTGCTGTGTGCGCTTTCCGGCGGTGTGGATTCCTCTGTGGCGGCTGTTATGCTGTCAAAGGCGGTGGGGAACCAACTTACCTGTGTGTTTGTGGATCATGGACTTTTAAGGAAGAATGAAGGGGATGAGGTTGAGGCTGTATTCGGGCCGGCGGGTCCATATAATCTGAACTTTATCAGAGTAAATGCACAGGAACGGTTTTATGAGAAGTTAAAGGGCGTGGAAGAGCCGGAAGAGAAACGGAAGATTATCGGCGAAGAGTTTATCCGGGTGTTTGAGGAAGAGGCTAAGAAAATCGGAACCGTTGACTTTTTGGTGCAGGGAACTATTTATCCTGACGTTGTGGAGAGCGGTGTGGGCGGAGAGTCTACTGTGATCAAATCTCATCATAATGTGGGAGGTCTGCCGGATTACGTTGATTTTAAGGAGATTATTGAGCCGCTTCGTGATCTGTTTAAAGATGAGGTGCGTAAGGCAGGTCTTGAGCTGGGGATTCCGGATTATCTGGTGTTCCGTCAGCCATTCCCGGGGCCTGGACTTGGAATCAGGATTATCGGGGAAGTCAATGCGGAAAAGGTGGAGATGGTGCAGGAGGCTGATGCTATCTGGCGCGAGGAGATTGCCAGTGCAGGGCTGGATAAGGAGATTGGACAGTATTTTGCAGCATTGACGAATATGAGGTCTGTGGGGGTTATGGGGGATGAGAGAACTTATGACTATGCAGTGGCGCTGCGGGCGGTTACTACTACGGACTTTATGACGGCTGAGAGCGCGGAGGTGCCTTGGGATGTGATTGGGAAGGCGACTAGCAGGATTGTGAATGAGGTGAAGCATATTAATCGGGTTATGTATGATTGTACGGGGAAACCGCCGGCTACGATTGAATTCGAATAACGGACAGAACCCCGGAGATGCTGATAGAATGGCATTTCCGGGGTTGCTTTATGTCGTTTGGCTCTACTTTGGCTCTATTTGATCTGCTTGTGTATCTGAAAATAGCTTATTGTATGCATTATAATAACTTTAAATATCGTTCGGTAGATATAACATTTTATCATTCATTGAATAAAATATTTTTATCTGGTGCAGGTCGGAAATGAAGTTATTATATTGGTTATATTCAAAGTAGAGAACGTCTTTGACAATTGTTGCAGATGCAAAAACGATAGAAAAAATAAGTAATATTATTATAATTAACTGAACTGCCAAGGCGAGAATATCGCCTTGGGGTGTATCCTCACCTATTTTTTGTACAGCATATACAACTATCGGGATAATTATAGCCCCCAATGTTTTAATTGATTTTTTCAAAGGTGTCAAATAGTCACATTGGATTTGAGCGGCCTTAGCTTCACATATTAGCATATCAATTAAGTCCATGTTTTTTACATCAATTTTGTATTTCTCAAGAACTTGGATTACCATTCTCATTCGTTTTTGAGAATAAGGAGAGTAATGTTGTTTTAACATTTTCTCAAGGTTACGCTTGGTTGAATCAATTATTAAAAATATAATTAGAAGTAGTATTGTAGCTGCCATTAATGTAAAAGCAATTTTATAATATTTTATTATTATTAGAAAAGCAGATATTAAACTAAATGTAAATACTAAGGCAACAGCAATCTTACGATAAAAAGGTAATTTGGTAAAGGGAATTGTGTTTTTAATCCCCTTTAATCCTATTTTATAAGAAATGAATAAGTC includes the following:
- a CDS encoding ComEC/Rec2 family competence protein — its product is MKKWKNLLAGLLVLALLITGCSAVGQAADSRRTSESSQAVGSGQTPESSQAAGSGPTSESSQAAGSGQLTVHYLDVGQGNAVLLESDGHYMLIDGGNRKASSFVVSYLKRQNVEALDYILISHFDEDHLAGAIGALYQFPAGKVITADYETDSSIYKSYLEAMDKQGYQEIHPSQGDVFTLGSASVRIISPVSYGHEDENEDSVGVIVENGDNRFFFGGDMGKTGEKEVMGSGVDIGADVFLLNHHGSYLSSGFLERISPSCAVISCGDGNRYGHPRQDTIKLLEGAGIPVFRTDKQGTVLLHSDGKTISWEQEPCNDYTPGTRTASGDKEEPYVEENNSDAEHCDYVLNTHTKKIHLPSCSSLKGMKEENKAYYKGSKDELMDNGYEACGNCKP
- a CDS encoding putative ABC transporter permease, whose amino-acid sequence is MNYTLYQLLWFFLLYSFIGWAVGTSVAAVREHLFIDVGFLFGPYCPAYGFSAVAFTVFLPELKNQLFFLFLGGVILSSVITFSTGFVLEKIFHRKWWDYSRKRFQFGGYVNLPYTIVWGLSAVICISFVNPSLEELLAIIPSNLGTIILIVLYVLLCLDLAGTVMAIKAVHSRLRKLSIIEDVSENLQKAADMMGEGLTGWVQKHIAKAYPSLEARELLAARQEKEEQLEAARERAGIFAVGCSFYKLVCLFFLGAFLGDITETIFCLATTGKFMSRSSVVYGPFSIVWGLGCVLLTAVLYQYRSRSDSYIFIFGTILGGAYEYICSVFTELVFGTVFWDYRDIPFNLGGRINLLYCFFWGIAAVIWLKYLYPRLSALIEKLPKKAGIPITWVMILFMIFNMIMSGLALNRYTERHSNISADENTVTRFLDKHFTDKRMEQIYPNAIVVDD
- the spoIIID gene encoding sporulation transcriptional regulator SpoIIID, whose amino-acid sequence is MKSYIEERAISIANYIIENNATVRQTAREFKVSKSTVHKDVTERLLQLNPSLAKCARKVLDVNKQERHIRGGMATREKYLHKVQK
- a CDS encoding MATE family efflux transporter; translation: MNRFFSNADLRKLIIPLIIDQFLQAFVGLADSIMVASVGEAAVSGVSLIDTVMVLIINIFTALATGGAVIAGQFIGKKKAENACLATNQLLSFTLKASCIIMVLGYLGKNLIINGVFGKIEADVMYNCNVYLLIVFASVPMIALYNAGASIFRAMGNSAIAMKTSLLMNAINLGGNALLIYGFHRGVEGVAIPTLVSRGVACVVMLCLLNDQSRILHIHHPFSFRTDWMLLKKILYIGIPNGLENSMFQLGKILVLSIVTGFGTASIAANAVSNNVATFAVLPGMSIGFALLTVGAQCVGANDFEQVHYYTKKLMKVAYVSLIGINILLMLVMPFIIRAYGLSAEASNYAYKILIYHSICVVTIWPLSFSLPNTLRAAADVRFTMLLAIISMWIFRIGFSVLLGVKLHWGVFGVWVAMTIDWLFRAVCFTVRYIRGKWQHQSLV
- the guaA gene encoding glutamine-hydrolyzing GMP synthase, encoding MKQDMIVILDLGSTENTVLAREIRDMGVYSEIYPHDITKDELEKLPNVKGIIINGGPNHIVDGVRIDIRQEIYQEGSPVMAIDHEPASCSEKYQGLCGEQRAEVLKKFVFETCNAEANWNMKNFVADQIEIVREQVGDKKVLLALSGGVDSSVVAALLVKAIGKQLTCVHVNHGLMRKGESESVVEVFKDQMDANLVYVDASERFLTKLENVDDPEQKRKIIGAEFIRVFEEEARKLEGIEFLGQGTIYPDIVESGTKTAKMVKSHHNVGGLPEDLQFKLVEPLKQLFKDEVRACGIELGLPEEMVYRQPFPGPGLGVRCLGAITRERLEAVRESDAILREEFKNAGLDKTVWQYFTVVPDFKSVGVRDNARSFEYPVIIRAVNTVDAMTATIEQVDWKVLLKITDRIMKEVKNVNRVCYDMSPKPNATIEWE
- a CDS encoding pentapeptide repeat-containing protein, with the protein product MNSKMFQEPKAPVKLPVIEDVVSVLEDAKISEEEITGCCFKGVFITKFDGKLLRFKKMAFENCKFISCFFDEASFTDVRFKNCDFSNTSLTDVYFKRCSFQSCKAVGADFYGSLMRHVSFLECNLSDMNLDASRMSYVKIKDTNLEESSLSKCGLDNLDLHQVKLAGASFFKTALKGVDMSDCDMDRIIISDGKEELRGVVLNMTQAIVCAKRMGIVIKELETEN
- a CDS encoding cation diffusion facilitator family transporter yields the protein MEQVRKEFITDEKAKKIALHVSGVSVAGNVVLSLFKLLAGIIGHSGAMVSDAVHSASDVFGTIIAVLGISISKRKSDANHQYGHDRLECVAAIVLAVILLATGLGIGISGLEKIIKGNSSSAAVPGVIALVAAVVSIVFKEWMYWYTRSAAKKINSGALLAEAWHHRSDALSSVGAFAGILGARLGYPILDPIASVIICLFIGKAAYDIFKDAIDKMVDKSCDDETLEQMRGIISEQAGVLNIDMLHTRLFGAKMYVDIEISADRTLSLEEGHEIAQKVHDAIEKEFPLVKHCMVHVNPV
- the guaA gene encoding glutamine-hydrolyzing GMP synthase codes for the protein MKRETVIVLDFGGQYNQLIARRVRECNVYCEIYSYKTDIEKIKEIQPKGIIFTGGPNSVYLEDSPTYTKEIFELGIPVLGICYGAQLMMHLLGGQVGTAPVREYGKIEVTVEQSSKMFENVSEKTICWMSHNDYIGKEAPGFEIIAHTSDCPVAAVQNPDKNLYAVQFHPEVLHTQEGKKMLSNFVYNVCECSGDWKMDSFVEESIKAIQEKVGDGKVLCALSGGVDSSVAAVMLSKAVGNQLTCVFVDHGLLRKNEGDEVEAVFGPAGPYNLNFIRVNAQERFYEKLKGVEEPEEKRKIIGEEFIRVFEEEAKKIGTVDFLVQGTIYPDVVESGVGGESTVIKSHHNVGGLPDYVDFKEIIEPLRDLFKDEVRKAGLELGIPDYLVFRQPFPGPGLGIRIIGEVNAEKVEMVQEADAIWREEIASAGLDKEIGQYFAALTNMRSVGVMGDERTYDYAVALRAVTTTDFMTAESAEVPWDVIGKATSRIVNEVKHINRVMYDCTGKPPATIEFE